Genomic segment of Thunnus thynnus chromosome 21, fThuThy2.1, whole genome shotgun sequence:
GATGTTATTTACAGACGGTGTGCCAGACTGTAGCGAACATGTACTTTGTGATGtaccctctttttttcttccttcatctgtctcttttttttgtctttctgagTCAAATAAAGACTGAGATTTAATTCACAAGTCTTTACTTTATTTGCCAGGTCACCAACCTTCACACTCCAACCGAGCAACCAAACGTAATGAGCACCCTGCAACACTTTTATATTTGCATACTTGATCTTTTAAAGTACAAgcgtgtgtgtttcttttgcgTTATGAATCTAACACAATCCAAACAAGCTGTGATGTTAACCTCAGCTCTGCATCTCTGTCAGTATTTTGAAATGCTGTACCTATATCACATTCATACAGCAATTTCTGTTTCGCGGTGTCATGAAACTGTGATTATGTGACACAGAGCTCATGGCCCACATTTCACCCAACAGAGAGGAACGGAAAGCAGGCCACCAGCCCACCATTAGTTTTACATGACTTTGATCTTCTTAGATGATGGTGGCATAGGCCAGACAAGTACAGACAGCTTCTCTTCCGCCGGAGTGTGTATTGAATTTCACGCAGATTGTGAAGGTTTGTGCAAAGAACACTATGCACTCAAGCAGTGTGTTGGTTTTTGAAGTTGGTGAAACTAGAGTCCTGTGCCTCCAGGTAAagttgtgtctgtctgtctgtctgcctgcctgtctgtctgtctatcacCTGTCTGAGCTACAGCCGCTGTGAAGTCAATGTGAGAAACTTCTTTCATGCCAGTTTGAATGGGCATCCGTCAGCACTCACTACGAAACTGCCAAGTCATTGCCCGACACAGACCACATTCAACAGTTAAGCATGTCGGCACAGACGATGGCACAGACTGTCAACAGGACATCTAGTCAGACCGAAAACACTGTGGATTCGATTAGCCACATTCACAACTGTGTTTCATACCACACTATGTACGTTACACCAGTGAGGGCACTCTATTTTCCCATGTGTAGTAGTAAACTGCTGACTTCATCACTGGATtcatttatagatttatagTAGCCTGTGTACTTAAACCTCAGCTGCATCCTCttcacattcattttttgtgctATGAGACACATTGTCTTCATGGGGGTATGGCAAAAAATTGCAGACTTCTTaagattttaagactttttatttatttacagcgGCACACGACAAATACATGATGGAAAGActgtaacaacacaaacactcaaaaaaagtatagtatagtataacacaaaataaaaaagtttttatagtaatatacattttatacaaaGCATCGATATCCGCACTCCCAGAATGTAGACTATTTTACTCCCAACATGTAAAAGATAATCATGGGGAACTGCAGGTTCAGGTCTCAGGAGTAGGATTTTAGGAAAATGGTGATTTATTAGAAAACAGCGGCAGAAGTGTCAGTTTCTGACATGACAGAAGGACCTTTGTAAGCTAACTGCATTGAATTTTGCCTTTCTTCGCCCCTGCCTGCACACATCTCCATCTTCCGCCGGAGGTTTTGTCTGAAGCGGACTCCGATGAAGACATATAGGATTGGGTTCAGGCAGGCATGAGTGTACGCCAGACTCTTGGCTATCTGTCCAGCTATATCAAAACGTTTCACAGTGTCACATGCAGTGATGGTAGTATTAGCTGCCTGAGAGGCCTCCAGTATCAATAGACTGTTGTGAGGCAGCTGAGagagaataaacacaaacaccacagcaaAGATGACACGCAGGGCCTTATGCTTCTGGAAGCTCCTGGTCTGGAGAAGTGTGTGAATAATGACAGGGTAACAAAAGAACATTACAAGTAGAGGAAGGCAGAAGCCCATGCAGATCTGCAGGGACAGCACCAGGATCTTAGTCTGGTTGTCTTCATTGTTCGAGTACACCAGAACACAGAAAGACTGATCGTTTTGGTCTTTCTTCACTTTGGCAAAGATAAACTCAGGGAGGGCCAGAAGAAAGGAGACAAACCAGACACCTAGACAGGCAAGTTTACCATagaaaaacctctttttctTACAGTTTTGAGCCTTGGTGACTTGTACAATAGCAATGTAGCGGTCAACACTAATGCAGGTGAGTAGCAACATGCTGCTGAAGAAATTGATCTTGTAAACAGCGGACACAATTTTGCACATAAAGACGCCAAAGTCCCATCCCTTGATGGCATCGACAGCCCAGAAGGGCAGCGTGGACAGGAAGAGGAGGTCAGCCACAGCCAGGTTTAGCAGGTACACGTCGGTCATTGTTTGGCGGTTTTTCAGAGTGGTGTAGATCCAAACCACCAACAGGTTACCTATGGCACCCAGGATGAAGATGATCACGAAGAGCGGTGGTTCGTACTGGCCTCGAAACTCCCTGACCCAGCTTCTGTTACACATGTCTGCGTTTTCAGCAGACTCAATGTCATAGTCTGAGAAATCAAGGGGGGTGGTCTGcaatgaaaagcagaaaaatgaaatgatcttATATGATATTTAAGAGGGTTGCGTGCAACAGATACAGTGcctggtcttttttttcttcttctcagttCTCATTTCCTTTCAACTCACTAACTGCTGTCAGCGCTTCATAACAATAATGCTTCTAGTGGGGATAAAGTGATATGACATTAAACGCTGGTGACGTACAAGCTAACCATACTGTGCAGGTGTTGTGTCTGTGCCAGAGAAACCACACCACATTACTGCACAATACTGCTTCCTGCTGTTTCCAAGCCTGAGAGGGGTAAACGATCCCGAGGGGCTCCAGAAAGGGGCCTGCAGCCAAACTTAGTACCCCAGAAACATCAAGTTTAGATGTAGGGCAGAGATAAACAGCGAGGTGAAACTGGGGCTCAGCTTTTcacaaaacaatggaaaattTGATGCAGATACAAGTCTGACTGTAGCATTTGAGTATCTTACAGATGTCTGCTTGAGATAAATCTACCGTACCTGGAGTGTGAAATCcaatttttttcacattcattagaaacatttaatgacataccggaaatatgaaatatatcatGTCAGCGTGTGTTGCGTTGAacagactgatttttttttcgtCACACACTGTCCTGAGATTTAAATTTCACCACTCTTGAAAATCATACTTTTTTCACTGGGACAGACATGCACTAAAAACACAGTATTTGAAGagttttgtctctttctgtgaTTATATGGTAATTCCAACTTTTTAAACCTATTCAATTATACAgaacataaaaaagaataaagaccTGTTCTTTAACAGCACTTGTTATCGGTTCAGTGGTTTTCACACATAATGGCAAAACATAATTATCCAAAGTAATACTCACAAAGGGCGTAGATGTTGTTGTATCGCCCATGTTATCTACAAGGAATCAAAATATATCGATATAAAACAACAGaccaaaagacattttaatcttGTAAAACAGggataaaatatgaatgaaatggTGAAAATTAGGCTTAAAAGTTCCATAGTGAATGCACTGTAAATTTTCTACAGTTTTGTGGCGTTGCAATTAATCACTTACCTGATGCTGAAATCAACTTCTCAGGCACAGCTCTGCTCGTTTGGGAAGTACAGCTGGTTAACAGCCTCATCTCAGTTTTATACCTCCCTTTAACCACAGGTCACGTGCCTCTCGATGGAAACAGTGCACAACCTAAAGATTTCTCTCCGTAACTGTGCAGCAGCACAGCAATGTGGCCAAAATACGCACTAATCTGTGACAGAACCTTTCACGAAGGGGCTGTGACAAAGAGTAAACCCACTGAACCACGGCGATCAAGCTCAAACCAGAGAGAATACACCCACATACACTCTACAGTCGATTAAGTTTCACTGAGTCGAAGCTCATTTTTGTCACACTTTGTGTACACAGGTGGAGCACTTACCAtagttgaaactgaaaacctgAGAGGTGTGATTAAAGACCAGCGGTGGAACAGGTAGTCGATGTTAGGGTGTTGTAAGCTTTTCTGTCTCGTTTTACAACATACCCAGTTATGAAATGTTATTGAGCCTTCTCTTATTGTCAGCTAAATGGCTAAAAGCTAAGCGTGTCAACAGTGATAAGGAAGTCTGTTTGTGAAATTTCTGagaatttatttttcatgcaagCAGTGACGAAACATGCCTCATATTTATTAGGAAAAATAACATCCccttttttataaaaaaaaaaaaaaaaaaaagttcagtaaaaGAATCAGTTTGGCATTTTAAGAAGTGTGCCTCTTTGCTTACTTGCTGAAATTTAGTCAAGGAAGTCACTCCCACTCTCGTGTCTGTGTGCTAAATATGGAGCTAGACtaagttagcttagcttagtaaaaacactgtttttgtatgaattaaagAAACAAGATATGATtcagttttagaggtgctggtaggcagattctTTTCACAtgtggacagagccaagcttcCTGTGTCTCCTTGTTTTCACTGCTCCagattcatatttcatatttcaagtCGAGTTTTACCCCTGttcatacatacatgcatgagCACCGCACTATGAACAACAACGCACATATTCCAGTGCCAATTGCTTCCAAGATGAAGGTCATTCATGTGATATGTCATGAAAAATAAGAACCCATGCCTAAACAGGGAAGTGCAGAGGTCATGGGTACTGCCCTTTGTAAAGGGAAATTAATAAAAGTCACATAGCTAaccacagtggcacaaaacatgGCATAGAAGAAAGTCCCTGTCATTCCAGCAGTCTCACTCGAAGCCCAAACAAAACTGATTGTGACAAACACGTAAACTCATTATGAGTATACATTATGAGATGAATTCTTATCAACGAAACAGTTTACAAAGCAAACATTGACATGATTTGAAAGTATGACCAGAGTAAAGGAAgtgttgttgtttcctgtgAGAGGGTGTCATTTGCAACTGGGTTTATATTGGCCCCTGTAGCAGACAGAGTGGGCCCAGAGGGCTGTTTTTGTCACTTCACTTCATGGTTTCACCTCCTGGcctaatttaacatttttcattctCAGCAAATTATGTATAATGCAGGAGGAAGAGTGTGTGAGCCAACAGCTTTTTAGATTTCTACCAATTTCTCGGTTTGCACCACAGTGAGGCCCAAGGAAACGACTGTGTCATGATCAGACGATCATCTTCTTCTGAGAACAAGCTGCTGAACAAAAGTGGCAGATTGAGACACCACTAACTGACGAGTGTGAATAACCAGCTGTGTTGTTCTGATCTGCAGGCATAAAACAGAGCGCAAACCTTCTCAGGCCCCCAGGTTCAagaatacagatacagat
This window contains:
- the ccr9b gene encoding C-C chemokine receptor type 9, producing MRLLTSCTSQTSRAVPEKLISASDNMGDTTTSTPFTTPLDFSDYDIESAENADMCNRSWVREFRGQYEPPLFVIIFILGAIGNLLVVWIYTTLKNRQTMTDVYLLNLAVADLLFLSTLPFWAVDAIKGWDFGVFMCKIVSAVYKINFFSSMLLLTCISVDRYIAIVQVTKAQNCKKKRFFYGKLACLGVWFVSFLLALPEFIFAKVKKDQNDQSFCVLVYSNNEDNQTKILVLSLQICMGFCLPLLVMFFCYPVIIHTLLQTRSFQKHKALRVIFAVVFVFILSQLPHNSLLILEASQAANTTITACDTVKRFDIAGQIAKSLAYTHACLNPILYVFIGVRFRQNLRRKMEMCAGRGEERQNSMQLAYKGPSVMSETDTSAAVF